A genome region from Chlorobaculum tepidum TLS includes the following:
- a CDS encoding HAD family hydrolase: protein MSRTLVLFDIDGTLLKVESMNRRVLADALIEVYGTEGSTGSHDFSGKMDGAIIYEVLSNVGLERAEIADKFDKAKETYIALFRERARREDITLLEGVRELLDALSSRSDVLLGLLTGNFEASGRHKLKLPGIDHYFPFGAFADDALDRNELPHIALERARRMTGANYSPSQIVIIGDTEHDIRCARELDARSIAVATGNFTMEELARHKPGTLFKNFAETDEVLASILTPKHS from the coding sequence ATGTCCCGCACACTTGTTCTGTTCGACATCGATGGAACCCTTTTGAAAGTCGAAAGCATGAACCGGCGCGTGCTGGCCGACGCGCTCATCGAGGTGTACGGCACCGAAGGCAGCACCGGCAGTCACGACTTCTCCGGCAAAATGGACGGAGCAATCATCTACGAAGTGCTCTCCAACGTCGGACTTGAACGTGCCGAAATTGCAGACAAGTTCGATAAAGCCAAGGAAACCTACATCGCACTTTTCCGCGAACGCGCACGGCGTGAAGACATCACCCTGCTTGAAGGGGTTCGCGAACTGCTCGACGCGCTCTCGTCCCGTTCCGACGTTCTGCTCGGCCTGTTGACCGGCAACTTCGAGGCCTCCGGACGCCACAAACTCAAACTCCCCGGCATCGATCACTACTTTCCGTTCGGCGCATTCGCCGACGATGCCCTCGACCGCAACGAACTTCCCCATATCGCGCTCGAACGGGCCCGGCGCATGACCGGAGCAAACTATTCCCCCTCGCAAATCGTTATTATCGGCGACACCGAACACGACATTCGTTGCGCGCGCGAACTCGATGCCCGCTCGATCGCCGTAGCGACCGGCAATTTTACGATGGAGGAGCTGGCCCGGCACAAACCAGGAACGCTGTTCAAAAATTTTGCCGAGACCGATGAAGTTCTCGCCAGCATCCTTACACCAAAACACTCTTAA
- the nusB gene encoding transcription antitermination factor NusB, producing MKTYRRQLREKIIQALYTLELRDVDTDSAANWLLTKEIMDDPNAMKFFNHLMQSIVRNREEIDRYIAKHTFNWDMSRIAIIDKNILRMALAEILYCEDIPPKVSINEAIEIAKKFSSTDKSSKFVNGILDAIFNDMKAEGRIKKCGRGLVDHSEQKMQKTENNR from the coding sequence ATGAAGACCTACCGACGGCAGCTCAGAGAAAAAATCATTCAGGCGCTTTACACGCTTGAACTCCGGGATGTCGATACCGATTCAGCGGCAAACTGGCTCCTGACCAAAGAGATCATGGACGATCCCAACGCGATGAAATTCTTCAACCACCTGATGCAGAGCATCGTCAGGAACCGCGAAGAGATCGACCGATATATCGCAAAGCACACCTTCAACTGGGACATGAGCCGTATCGCGATCATCGACAAGAATATCCTGCGCATGGCACTCGCCGAGATTCTCTACTGCGAGGATATTCCGCCGAAGGTGTCGATCAACGAAGCCATCGAGATCGCCAAGAAGTTCAGCAGCACCGACAAGAGCAGCAAGTTCGTCAACGGCATTCTCGACGCCATCTTCAACGACATGAAGGCTGAAGGACGGATCAAAAAGTGCGGACGAGGCCTGGTCGACCACTCCGAACAGAAAATGCAGAAAACGGAAAACAACCGGTAA
- the nth gene encoding endonuclease III, producing the protein MTTSVSEKIAFIEKALSVIWPNPKSELNFESPFQLLVATIMAAQATDKKVNELTAVLFKAAPDAASMSRMDVEDIRTIIRPINYYNNKAKNILAMSRRLVDEFGGEVPASREALESLPGVGRKTANVVLGNAFGIPAMPVDTHVHRVSNRIGLCKTSKPEETEEALVKVIPEEKLIDFHHYLLLHGRYTCKAKKPECANCAIREICEWPEKTL; encoded by the coding sequence ATGACCACTTCCGTGAGCGAAAAGATCGCCTTTATCGAAAAGGCGCTGTCGGTGATCTGGCCGAACCCGAAAAGCGAGCTGAACTTCGAAAGCCCTTTTCAGTTGCTGGTCGCCACCATCATGGCCGCGCAGGCCACGGACAAAAAGGTCAACGAACTCACCGCCGTACTCTTCAAAGCCGCGCCTGACGCCGCGAGCATGAGCCGGATGGATGTGGAGGATATCAGGACGATTATCCGCCCGATCAACTACTACAACAACAAGGCGAAAAATATTCTCGCCATGAGCCGGCGCCTCGTCGATGAGTTCGGTGGCGAGGTTCCTGCGTCACGCGAAGCACTGGAAAGCCTGCCGGGTGTGGGCAGGAAAACCGCCAACGTGGTGCTCGGCAACGCCTTCGGCATCCCCGCCATGCCGGTGGACACTCACGTCCACCGCGTCTCGAACCGCATTGGCCTCTGCAAAACCTCGAAGCCTGAAGAGACCGAAGAGGCACTGGTCAAAGTCATTCCGGAAGAAAAACTTATCGACTTCCACCACTACCTGCTGCTGCACGGCCGCTACACCTGCAAAGCAAAAAAGCCCGAATGCGCGAACTGCGCGATTCGGGAAATCTGCGAATGGCCTGAAAAAACGTTGTAA
- the pabB gene encoding aminodeoxychorismate synthase component I translates to MALYEKLASPGSLWFESTLPGALYGDSLFFSDPLETLTLHAGDSVAPWFATLESRLDAGLCLAGWLSYEAGYLLDPALAALASAGADRELLGWFGVYGRPERVRRETVEAEDAAAAARSCAVSGFGFEFSEAEYCERIDRLRTEIAAGNVYQANFTGRCRFSFDGAVEALYVKMKRRQPSPWSAFLNTGDRQILSFSPELFFASDGRLIETMPMKGTAPRRERPEEDLAEKAGLAKCEKNRAENLMIVDLLRNDLGRICATGSVQASGLFETQTYPTLHQMVSTVRGELRPATRLHDLFRALFPSGSVTGAPKVRAMQLICELEKSLRGVYTGAVGFMLPEGRMAFNVAIRTIELRGQSGVYGTGSGIVWDSDPHAEFRECMLKTRILADLVPPSDPSVPGIFETMQWNGGEFLLAGDHLDRLVSSAMALGFTFDRAAIAEALSAKERELRKNGGRHRVRLTLSHDGGILITSEPFDFDASGKSVRVCIAAERVDSRDPLLRHKSVARERYDRALREARERGFGEVLFLNERNEVTEGAISNVLARIDGRWLTPPESCGLLNGVFRRYLLRSRPWIVEKAFTLDDLHRADMVFVCNSLRGVRPVAIVFPE, encoded by the coding sequence ATGGCTTTGTACGAAAAGCTTGCTAGTCCGGGATCGCTCTGGTTTGAATCGACCTTGCCCGGCGCGCTCTACGGCGATTCCCTCTTTTTCTCCGATCCGCTCGAAACGCTGACGCTCCATGCGGGCGACAGCGTCGCGCCGTGGTTCGCCACGCTGGAGTCGCGGCTCGACGCAGGCCTCTGCCTCGCTGGATGGCTCAGCTATGAGGCGGGTTACCTGCTCGATCCGGCACTCGCGGCTCTCGCATCTGCCGGGGCTGATCGCGAGCTTCTTGGCTGGTTCGGCGTCTATGGTCGCCCGGAGCGCGTCCGCCGCGAAACGGTTGAGGCCGAGGACGCGGCGGCAGCGGCGCGGAGCTGCGCAGTCAGCGGATTCGGTTTCGAGTTCAGCGAGGCGGAGTATTGCGAGCGCATCGACAGACTTCGGACTGAGATCGCGGCGGGCAACGTCTATCAGGCAAACTTCACCGGGCGCTGCCGCTTCAGCTTCGACGGTGCTGTCGAAGCGCTTTACGTCAAGATGAAGCGTCGCCAACCCTCGCCGTGGTCGGCCTTCCTCAACACCGGCGACCGTCAGATTCTTTCCTTTTCCCCTGAACTCTTTTTCGCCAGCGATGGCCGCTTGATCGAAACCATGCCGATGAAGGGCACCGCGCCGCGCCGCGAGCGGCCCGAAGAAGACCTCGCCGAAAAGGCGGGGCTGGCAAAGTGTGAGAAGAACCGCGCGGAGAACCTGATGATCGTCGATCTGTTGCGCAACGACCTGGGGCGCATCTGCGCGACCGGCTCGGTGCAGGCCTCCGGGCTGTTCGAGACGCAGACCTATCCGACGCTGCACCAGATGGTTTCGACCGTGCGTGGCGAGCTGCGTCCGGCGACCCGGCTGCACGATCTTTTCCGGGCGCTGTTTCCCTCCGGCTCCGTGACCGGTGCGCCGAAGGTGCGGGCGATGCAGCTCATCTGCGAGTTGGAAAAAAGCCTGCGAGGGGTTTACACCGGCGCGGTCGGTTTCATGCTGCCCGAAGGGCGTATGGCCTTCAACGTGGCGATCCGTACCATCGAACTGCGAGGGCAGAGCGGTGTTTACGGTACGGGGAGCGGCATCGTCTGGGACTCCGACCCGCACGCGGAGTTTCGCGAATGTATGCTCAAGACGCGGATTCTCGCCGACCTCGTGCCGCCCTCCGATCCATCGGTTCCGGGCATTTTCGAGACGATGCAATGGAACGGCGGGGAGTTCCTGCTGGCTGGCGACCATCTCGACCGGCTCGTTTCGTCCGCCATGGCGCTCGGATTTACGTTCGACCGCGCCGCTATCGCCGAGGCGCTGTCTGCCAAGGAACGCGAGTTGAGGAAAAACGGTGGCAGGCATCGCGTGCGGCTTACACTTTCTCACGACGGTGGGATTTTGATAACTTCGGAGCCGTTCGATTTCGATGCATCCGGCAAGTCCGTCCGGGTCTGCATTGCCGCCGAGCGGGTCGATTCGCGCGATCCGCTGCTTCGGCACAAGAGCGTCGCTCGCGAGCGGTACGATCGCGCCTTGCGCGAGGCGCGGGAGCGTGGATTCGGCGAAGTACTGTTTCTGAACGAGCGCAACGAAGTCACCGAAGGGGCGATCAGCAATGTGCTCGCCCGCATCGACGGGCGCTGGCTGACGCCGCCGGAGTCGTGCGGACTGCTCAATGGTGTTTTCCGCCGCTACCTCCTGCGCTCGCGCCCGTGGATCGTCGAAAAAGCGTTTACCCTTGACGATCTGCACCGGGCCGATATGGTGTTCGTTTGCAACTCACTGCGCGGCGTGCGCCCGGTGGCGATCGTCTTTCCGGAATAA
- a CDS encoding Ppx/GppA phosphatase family protein, with amino-acid sequence MSSEKLRVAAIDLGTNSFHMVIVEESEEKGIVEIDRVKDMICIGRGSISTKRLDDGAMEAGVATLRNFIVLATQRGVALHNILAFATSAIREADNRDEFIDMVRRETGLKIRVITGKEEAQFIYYGVRNAVTLRDKPDLLFDIGGGSVEFIIADKSKVHLLESRKIGVARMLERFVTTDPVSAHELHLLQQFFAAEMYGGAAEMAHELGVSRAIASSGTAQNIARMIRLGKHADGADVLNQSSFTRQEFESFYRQVIAMDASARRKLTGLDEKRVDLIVPGLILFDTIFRVFGIKDVVISDSALREGMVLHQIALIRGRDGSSQLDIRRQSVMELGYRCNWHKPHSEQVARLALMLFDELHPLHGLKERYRELLEYAAMLHNIGEFISISAHHKHSQYIIMNADLRGFSPTEIDIIGNVARYHRKQPPTERHPLYSQLKPSHRRVVDVLSGILRIANGLERGHRQNVQSITARIDQERIVLEALTQFEPDIELWAACGLKEWLEEVLGKPILIEARVR; translated from the coding sequence ATGTCATCAGAGAAACTCAGGGTGGCCGCCATCGATCTTGGCACCAACTCCTTTCACATGGTCATCGTCGAGGAGAGCGAAGAGAAGGGCATTGTGGAAATCGATCGTGTCAAGGACATGATCTGTATCGGGCGTGGCAGCATTTCCACCAAACGGCTCGATGACGGGGCGATGGAGGCTGGCGTGGCTACGCTCCGGAACTTCATTGTACTGGCCACCCAGCGGGGTGTCGCGCTGCACAACATTCTCGCCTTTGCCACCAGCGCCATTCGCGAGGCCGATAACCGCGACGAGTTTATCGACATGGTGCGGCGCGAAACCGGCCTGAAGATTCGGGTGATTACCGGCAAGGAGGAGGCGCAGTTCATCTACTACGGTGTGCGCAATGCCGTGACGCTGCGTGACAAACCGGATCTTTTGTTTGACATCGGCGGCGGGTCGGTGGAGTTCATCATCGCCGACAAGTCGAAGGTGCACCTGCTCGAAAGCCGCAAGATCGGCGTGGCCAGAATGCTGGAGCGTTTCGTGACTACCGATCCGGTTTCGGCACACGAGCTGCATTTGTTGCAGCAGTTTTTCGCCGCCGAGATGTATGGCGGCGCGGCGGAGATGGCGCACGAACTTGGCGTGAGCCGAGCCATCGCCTCGTCAGGTACGGCGCAGAACATCGCCCGCATGATTCGCTTGGGCAAGCATGCCGATGGGGCGGACGTGCTGAACCAGAGCAGCTTTACCCGTCAGGAGTTCGAGAGCTTCTACCGGCAGGTGATCGCGATGGACGCTTCGGCGCGGCGCAAGCTGACCGGCCTCGACGAGAAGCGCGTCGATCTGATTGTGCCGGGGCTGATCCTCTTTGACACGATCTTCCGGGTGTTTGGCATCAAGGATGTGGTGATCTCCGATTCAGCGCTGCGCGAAGGAATGGTGCTGCACCAGATCGCCTTGATCCGGGGGCGTGACGGCAGTAGCCAGCTCGACATCCGGCGGCAGAGCGTGATGGAACTCGGCTACCGCTGCAACTGGCACAAGCCGCACTCGGAGCAGGTTGCCCGTCTTGCGCTGATGCTCTTCGACGAACTCCATCCGCTGCACGGGCTCAAGGAGCGCTACCGCGAGCTGCTCGAATACGCGGCGATGCTGCACAATATCGGGGAGTTCATCTCGATTTCGGCGCACCACAAGCACAGCCAGTACATTATCATGAACGCCGATCTGCGCGGCTTTTCACCGACCGAAATCGACATCATCGGCAACGTCGCCCGCTATCACCGCAAGCAGCCGCCCACCGAAAGGCATCCACTCTACAGCCAGCTCAAGCCCTCGCACCGCCGTGTGGTCGATGTGCTCTCCGGCATCCTGCGCATCGCCAATGGTCTCGAACGGGGCCACCGCCAGAATGTGCAGTCGATCACGGCCCGCATCGACCAGGAGCGCATCGTGCTCGAAGCGCTCACGCAGTTCGAGCCTGACATCGAACTCTGGGCGGCTTGCGGGCTAAAGGAGTGGCTCGAAGAGGTGCTCGGGAAACCCATTCTGATCGAAGCCCGCGTCCGGTAA
- a CDS encoding diacylglycerol/polyprenol kinase family protein — protein sequence MDRMFKTAKVETDSDHLDFRYEFARKAIHLSSLLIPLIYWHIGKKQALLILTPVTAGFFLVDVAKHFVPFLSTWYHSTFGTMLRHHELNRERLHLNGATWITLAAFALIAFFPKTIAVAAFAMVSVSDTVAALVGKRFGRHRFGQKSFEGSLAFFVSALPVVLSIPGMIFPAAIVMAITGTITEALVLKIGVFRIDDNFSVPLAGAIAGLCCYTWFFPEALKALAH from the coding sequence ATGGATCGAATGTTTAAAACCGCAAAAGTCGAAACGGATTCCGACCATCTCGATTTCCGTTACGAGTTCGCGCGCAAGGCGATCCACCTCTCGTCCCTGCTGATTCCACTGATTTACTGGCACATCGGCAAAAAGCAGGCACTCCTGATCCTCACTCCGGTGACGGCGGGATTTTTTCTGGTGGATGTTGCCAAGCACTTCGTGCCATTCCTTTCGACCTGGTACCATTCGACCTTCGGCACCATGCTGCGGCATCACGAGCTGAACCGGGAGCGCCTGCATCTGAACGGCGCGACCTGGATCACCCTCGCGGCATTCGCCCTGATCGCCTTTTTCCCGAAAACGATTGCCGTTGCAGCTTTCGCGATGGTGTCGGTGTCGGACACGGTGGCAGCACTGGTTGGCAAGCGATTTGGACGGCACCGCTTCGGCCAGAAAAGCTTCGAGGGAAGCCTGGCGTTTTTCGTGAGCGCCCTGCCCGTCGTCCTGTCCATCCCCGGCATGATCTTTCCGGCAGCGATCGTCATGGCAATCACCGGCACCATCACCGAGGCGCTGGTGCTGAAGATCGGCGTTTTCAGGATCGACGACAATTTCAGCGTGCCGCTGGCCGGAGCCATCGCGGGCCTCTGCTGCTACACCTGGTTTTTCCCCGAAGCGCTGAAGGCGCTCGCACACTGA
- a CDS encoding L-threonylcarbamoyladenylate synthase, translating into MQTLVTDRPEEAASWLNRSETVAFPTETVYGLGADAFNPDAVAKIFKAKGRPSDNPLIVHVATPEQIGEVAAEIGETAKILVERFFPGPLTLVLKKRAAVPEIVSAGLPTIGVRCPSHPIASEFLRHCKHPVAAPSANVSGRPSPTDWKTVYHDLGGKIACLLRGEPSTIGLESTIVDCSVNPPRLLRTGAVSIELLRELVPDIEIATACKPGEAPKSPGQKYRHYSPEAEIILVESPPSNLQTDLHAAWIGLAAPPAGAAKSLQCRDMDEYARVLFGFFRTCDAEGIRTIYCELPPEKGIGRAIRDRLVKAAGEEVKNSDKQ; encoded by the coding sequence ATGCAGACCCTCGTGACTGACCGGCCTGAAGAGGCCGCAAGCTGGCTCAATCGTAGCGAAACGGTCGCATTTCCGACCGAAACTGTTTACGGTCTCGGAGCCGACGCCTTTAATCCGGACGCTGTGGCGAAAATTTTCAAGGCGAAAGGACGGCCTTCGGACAACCCACTGATCGTGCACGTAGCGACGCCGGAGCAAATTGGCGAGGTGGCGGCGGAGATCGGTGAGACGGCAAAGATACTCGTCGAGCGCTTTTTCCCCGGCCCGCTGACGCTGGTGCTAAAAAAGCGCGCCGCCGTGCCGGAGATTGTCTCCGCCGGTCTGCCGACCATCGGCGTGCGCTGCCCGTCGCACCCAATCGCCTCGGAGTTTCTGCGCCACTGCAAACACCCGGTCGCCGCGCCGTCAGCCAACGTTTCAGGACGCCCAAGCCCGACCGACTGGAAAACCGTCTACCACGACCTCGGCGGCAAAATCGCCTGCCTTTTGCGCGGCGAACCAAGCACCATCGGCCTTGAATCGACCATCGTTGACTGCTCGGTCAACCCGCCGCGCCTGTTGCGCACCGGAGCCGTCAGCATCGAATTGCTCCGCGAGTTGGTGCCCGACATCGAAATAGCGACCGCCTGCAAGCCGGGCGAAGCCCCGAAAAGCCCCGGCCAGAAATACCGCCACTACAGCCCCGAAGCCGAAATCATCCTCGTCGAATCTCCACCATCAAACCTGCAGACAGACTTGCACGCTGCATGGATCGGCCTTGCCGCTCCGCCCGCCGGAGCCGCAAAATCTCTCCAATGCCGCGACATGGACGAATACGCCCGCGTGCTGTTCGGATTTTTCAGGACGTGCGATGCAGAAGGGATTCGAACAATTTATTGCGAACTGCCGCCGGAAAAGGGGATCGGACGGGCGATACGGGATCGATTGGTTAAGGCTGCGGGAGAGGAAGTAAAAAATTCAGATAAGCAATAA
- a CDS encoding FmdE family protein translates to MVEPKEFLKAGQAFHGHKCPAMPMGLRVGAAAMNKLGVERSKDGQLLDLVELGDGHCATCFADGIQMITGCTFGKGNIKKLHYGKWGVTLIDTQTGRAVRVTPKAEAMLANKKSEFFTEYRMKHIPASKVPAEVVEPLVEKVMNAPDDMLLNIGDVFDYEVPPKVESFSGFVCDICGEMVVEGYGRPLDDKKVCQPCYEKAQREH, encoded by the coding sequence ATGGTAGAACCAAAAGAATTCCTCAAAGCGGGGCAGGCCTTCCACGGCCACAAATGTCCGGCCATGCCGATGGGCCTCAGAGTCGGCGCAGCGGCGATGAACAAACTGGGCGTCGAGCGCTCAAAAGACGGCCAGTTGCTGGACCTGGTTGAGTTGGGCGATGGCCACTGTGCTACCTGCTTTGCCGACGGCATCCAAATGATTACTGGATGCACATTCGGCAAGGGCAACATCAAGAAGCTCCACTATGGCAAATGGGGCGTGACGCTTATTGATACCCAGACCGGGCGAGCAGTTCGTGTTACGCCAAAAGCGGAAGCGATGCTCGCCAACAAGAAGAGTGAATTCTTTACCGAGTACAGGATGAAGCACATCCCGGCCTCGAAAGTCCCGGCCGAGGTGGTGGAACCCCTCGTCGAAAAAGTAATGAATGCTCCGGACGATATGCTTCTGAATATTGGTGATGTATTCGATTATGAAGTACCGCCAAAAGTCGAATCGTTCTCCGGGTTCGTTTGCGACATATGCGGCGAAATGGTGGTTGAGGGCTACGGTCGGCCGCTTGATGACAAGAAAGTCTGTCAACCCTGCTATGAGAAGGCGCAGAGAGAGCACTGA
- a CDS encoding Crp/Fnr family transcriptional regulator — protein MSLDNNKGKASHATRQILEKYLTLRSFRKGQLLWSEGDTDGLLVFLKSGRVKIYRLLPMGKAITLYIFGKGSVFGFMPFFDDAPYPAYAQALDDCEADVISRSGLRQAVHQDPEVAIVLMKQLAQRLRDAFDTIERLQSKGANPKVAAALMALMDDSPNIAGRPLFITLPVASHEFAQSLGLTPETLSRSITHLVEKNILKRLQRNRFQILDLEALEKVAESALR, from the coding sequence ATGTCGCTTGACAATAACAAGGGAAAAGCCTCGCACGCTACTCGCCAGATTCTTGAGAAATATCTGACACTACGCTCCTTTCGCAAAGGGCAGCTTCTCTGGAGTGAGGGGGATACCGACGGCCTGCTGGTTTTTCTTAAGTCCGGGCGAGTCAAAATATACCGTTTGCTGCCTATGGGAAAGGCAATAACCCTCTATATCTTCGGCAAGGGCTCTGTGTTCGGATTCATGCCGTTTTTCGACGACGCCCCTTACCCTGCGTACGCCCAGGCGCTGGATGACTGCGAGGCGGATGTCATTTCCCGCTCGGGACTACGCCAGGCAGTGCATCAAGATCCGGAAGTGGCAATCGTCCTCATGAAACAGCTGGCTCAACGTCTTCGTGATGCCTTTGATACGATTGAGCGGCTTCAGAGCAAAGGAGCCAATCCCAAAGTGGCAGCGGCTCTGATGGCCTTGATGGATGACTCGCCTAATATCGCCGGTCGGCCGCTATTCATCACATTACCGGTTGCCTCCCATGAGTTCGCCCAGTCACTGGGTCTGACACCGGAGACTCTTTCGCGGTCGATCACACACCTCGTCGAAAAAAACATTCTCAAGCGTTTGCAGAGGAATCGATTTCAGATACTGGATTTAGAAGCTCTTGAGAAAGTGGCAGAAAGTGCTCTGCGGTGA
- a CDS encoding intermembrane phospholipid transport protein YdbH family protein: MKWLLRIIGTLLLLTILAVCGAWLAFPWYAQSLIDRLTAGKGITVKLHRPGRPGLSGIGFGQLDATIRIKPDSCVTTPSAFTLKLLNGRLSWKHITGSATPTFRMQLDADSVEVLQTPSEIRFRQANPRLRARLDLLPSGGLLPSIAPDSIAVAVRHGQAEAGQLHIEDISYDVLLTRSNKWVQQPALFRAESLFSGSTKTPLSGFEATFGLQRHPSKPCTLTFSNCSLQLSGIKASTPKIEFNLRNKRMAFVLKIGNVPLDRFSPDSGPASLTGKLSGSIPVEYLDSTIRISDGTIDAAKGTAFAFKTDGTKISFDAGRKPGGPPLIENLNARVTLDATNGTVSVIRLDSLSARLFGSRIASTPARYDLKSGATAATISIDKASILDRIRLTGEFSGGMNGRLSGTIPVRIDRNGIAISKARLTAQGSSSIRQKLPKQSSGADELFSKTAGREVLWEITDPSITLNRETKGTLTVNATLKSLKRKTGSGELLLTSPKGSLTLFAYPGKPSLVTVSDFSAGLLDGTVAVNHMDYDLKSKHTETLVQLNGIPIQSLLDLQGASKLSATGTIRGAIPVVLDNNLFSIPEGRMDAEKNGLIIYASTPEERAAAGAGMRLTYEALGNFFYSELVSNIVMTPDGNSTISIQLKGRNPDFQNNRPVNLNLNIQQNLLDLFRSLTLSSDIEEAISKKVLENSGGKKKKK; this comes from the coding sequence GTGAAGTGGCTTCTGCGTATCATCGGAACACTCCTGCTGCTCACGATCCTTGCTGTTTGCGGAGCGTGGCTGGCATTTCCCTGGTATGCCCAGTCGCTCATTGACCGCTTGACAGCCGGTAAAGGCATCACCGTGAAACTGCACAGACCCGGGCGACCGGGTCTGTCAGGTATCGGTTTCGGGCAGCTCGACGCCACGATTCGCATCAAACCGGACTCTTGCGTAACGACCCCCTCGGCCTTCACGCTCAAGCTTCTGAACGGCCGGCTCTCTTGGAAACACATCACCGGAAGCGCAACGCCAACGTTCAGAATGCAGCTCGACGCTGACTCCGTCGAGGTTCTGCAGACCCCTTCGGAGATCCGCTTCCGGCAAGCAAATCCCCGACTTCGGGCGCGCCTTGATTTGCTGCCCTCCGGCGGTCTGCTGCCCTCCATTGCTCCCGATTCAATCGCCGTTGCGGTCAGGCACGGGCAGGCCGAGGCCGGGCAACTGCACATCGAAGATATTTCATACGACGTGCTGCTCACCCGCTCGAACAAATGGGTACAGCAACCGGCGCTGTTCAGAGCTGAATCACTGTTTTCAGGCAGTACCAAAACACCGCTTTCTGGCTTTGAGGCAACATTCGGTTTGCAACGCCATCCCAGCAAACCTTGCACCCTGACCTTCAGCAACTGCTCGCTGCAACTCTCCGGCATTAAAGCCTCAACTCCCAAAATCGAGTTCAACCTGCGGAACAAGCGCATGGCCTTCGTACTGAAGATCGGCAACGTGCCACTCGATCGGTTCTCGCCCGATTCCGGGCCGGCCAGCCTCACGGGCAAACTCAGCGGTTCGATTCCGGTCGAATACCTCGACTCCACGATCCGGATTAGCGACGGCACCATCGATGCCGCAAAAGGCACGGCGTTCGCATTCAAGACAGATGGTACGAAAATCTCTTTCGATGCCGGACGCAAACCCGGCGGACCGCCACTCATCGAGAACCTCAACGCCAGAGTGACGCTCGATGCCACAAATGGCACGGTGTCGGTAATCCGCCTCGACTCGCTTTCGGCAAGGCTCTTCGGCAGCCGGATCGCATCGACGCCTGCGCGCTATGACCTCAAATCGGGAGCGACTGCGGCCACCATCAGCATTGACAAGGCTTCGATCCTCGACCGCATCCGGCTGACCGGAGAGTTCAGCGGCGGGATGAACGGTCGGCTTTCAGGCACGATCCCCGTCCGGATCGACCGTAACGGCATTGCAATCTCCAAGGCCAGACTCACTGCACAAGGCAGCAGCTCGATCCGGCAGAAACTGCCCAAACAGTCATCCGGCGCAGACGAGCTGTTCTCGAAAACGGCAGGCCGCGAAGTGCTTTGGGAGATCACCGATCCGTCCATCACGCTGAACCGGGAAACAAAGGGTACGCTGACGGTGAACGCCACGCTCAAGAGCCTCAAGCGCAAGACCGGCAGTGGAGAACTGCTTCTCACGTCGCCAAAAGGCTCGCTCACGCTGTTCGCCTACCCCGGTAAACCTTCGCTGGTCACTGTGTCAGACTTTTCGGCGGGCCTCCTCGACGGCACGGTCGCGGTCAACCACATGGACTACGACCTCAAATCGAAGCACACCGAAACCCTCGTGCAGCTCAACGGCATCCCGATCCAGTCGCTGCTCGACCTGCAAGGAGCTTCAAAGCTCTCCGCTACCGGTACCATTCGCGGTGCCATTCCGGTGGTGCTCGACAACAACCTCTTCAGCATTCCCGAAGGCCGCATGGATGCAGAGAAGAACGGTCTCATCATCTATGCAAGCACCCCGGAAGAGCGCGCCGCCGCCGGAGCCGGAATGCGCCTCACCTACGAAGCGCTCGGCAATTTCTTCTACTCCGAGCTGGTTTCCAACATCGTCATGACCCCCGACGGCAACTCAACGATTTCGATTCAGCTCAAAGGCCGCAACCCCGACTTCCAGAACAACCGCCCGGTAAACCTGAACCTCAACATCCAGCAAAACCTGCTCGACCTCTTCCGAAGCCTCACGCTCTCATCGGACATCGAAGAAGCGATCTCGAAGAAAGTTCTGGAGAATAGCGGGGGGAAGAAGAAAAAGAAATAA
- a CDS encoding YdbL family protein: MITTYRLATLAKTFVLFFTILAASAASAFALDLETARAKGLVGEVDNGYIAIPPGAGTEAQQLVETVNKQRLAVYSEIAAKNGISVEVTGQRTFEKRYPSFPAGTWVKIKGVWSKK; the protein is encoded by the coding sequence ATGATAACAACATATCGTCTCGCGACGCTGGCCAAAACCTTCGTCCTCTTCTTCACCATTCTTGCGGCATCGGCGGCCTCCGCCTTTGCGCTCGACCTCGAAACAGCCAGAGCAAAGGGGCTTGTCGGCGAGGTTGACAACGGCTACATCGCCATTCCGCCCGGAGCGGGCACCGAGGCTCAACAGCTGGTTGAAACCGTGAACAAGCAGCGCCTGGCTGTTTATTCAGAGATTGCCGCCAAGAATGGCATTTCGGTCGAAGTGACCGGTCAGCGCACCTTCGAGAAGCGCTATCCCAGCTTCCCCGCCGGCACCTGGGTAAAGATAAAGGGCGTATGGTCCAAAAAGTAA